Proteins found in one Scardovia inopinata JCM 12537 genomic segment:
- a CDS encoding glycosyltransferase, translating to MAERDEWEPVFRIVFPLSDAEQVMPLYAIDWTRPRVSEAAVATSGILPKVTLSGMDRGQFKELISQAAPKPVTCQDFTVESRTSIRIIPGGHISLCTFFNAFPASYWRRWTQVTSARLTVGVKGKGTLRVFRSTGRGLIYQAGADIPIDTAADTGDTADSGDTADTAGTDYDGEQIINCLVPFEGLMDGGYFWFDAQAAAESDLVISNAAWSVPAVSQVPSGRKSPTQSHMSFAMTTFNRASYCMNQLKILAQADDLRQRIDTIYCVDQGTDLVSHQPDFPSVSASLGSQLTYVRQGNLGGSGGYSRGMYEAVKAGKSDYLLLLDDDAICEPEAILRALQFEDYAIKPILVGGAMLHLDNRTMLYTQGERMDPRRMWNTPALGLDYNFDFAVQTLRDTPERHQRVDSDYNGWWMCLIPLEVIRTIGLSQPFFIKFDDMEFCLRAGKHGYPTVCLPGVAVWHQAWHDKDPTRGWEEYFIQRNRWISALLTYPDQPPRMWLENLRWDASVNLRFLYSALALHTIALKDILKGPQYIVDSLPTKLAQIRAFRSTFSDAQAQASFEDFPQPSRQMSEAGKAREDLTMKDYYRAVVGLMGRCAVSGIKAAGGVLGRRITMPLRRKKGGADAAPAHDAHKQAAVSRPDIAVPAKDASWSGIVLSKLNSALMTTPDGQGVSWVKRDDDLARRGMTENARLTVTIMKNWKKLSRLYRNYDMASCDVWEKIFAANPAVEDNKN from the coding sequence ATGGCAGAAAGAGATGAATGGGAGCCCGTCTTCCGCATAGTTTTCCCCCTGTCTGATGCAGAGCAGGTCATGCCCCTCTATGCCATCGACTGGACCCGTCCCAGGGTTAGCGAGGCTGCTGTAGCAACATCGGGTATTTTGCCCAAGGTTACTTTGTCAGGTATGGATAGGGGACAGTTCAAGGAACTGATTTCCCAGGCGGCGCCGAAGCCGGTTACCTGCCAGGATTTTACTGTGGAATCGAGGACTAGCATCAGGATTATCCCCGGTGGACATATATCTCTCTGTACTTTCTTTAACGCTTTCCCTGCTTCTTATTGGCGTCGCTGGACCCAAGTCACTTCTGCCCGGCTGACTGTGGGAGTGAAGGGGAAGGGGACTTTGAGGGTTTTTAGGTCTACCGGCCGTGGATTGATCTACCAGGCAGGGGCTGATATTCCCATTGACACAGCTGCCGATACCGGAGATACTGCCGATAGTGGCGATACCGCCGATACCGCCGGTACTGATTATGACGGAGAGCAGATTATCAACTGCCTGGTTCCCTTTGAGGGGCTTATGGATGGGGGTTATTTCTGGTTTGATGCCCAGGCTGCGGCAGAATCTGACCTAGTTATCAGCAATGCTGCCTGGTCAGTTCCAGCCGTATCGCAAGTGCCATCTGGAAGGAAATCTCCAACCCAGTCGCATATGTCTTTTGCTATGACGACTTTCAATCGGGCTTCTTACTGCATGAATCAGTTGAAAATACTGGCCCAGGCTGATGATCTCCGTCAGCGGATTGATACTATCTACTGCGTAGATCAGGGGACGGATCTGGTCAGTCATCAGCCCGACTTTCCTTCTGTCTCAGCCAGTCTGGGTAGTCAGCTGACCTATGTGCGTCAAGGGAACCTGGGTGGATCCGGCGGCTACTCACGCGGTATGTACGAGGCAGTTAAGGCTGGCAAAAGTGACTACCTGCTCCTTTTGGACGATGATGCCATCTGCGAACCTGAAGCTATCCTTAGAGCCCTGCAATTTGAGGATTATGCTATTAAGCCCATCCTGGTAGGAGGGGCAATGCTTCATCTGGACAATCGCACCATGCTCTATACTCAGGGAGAACGGATGGATCCCCGTCGAATGTGGAATACTCCAGCTTTGGGCTTAGATTATAATTTTGATTTTGCCGTTCAAACTTTGAGAGATACACCTGAGCGTCATCAACGAGTTGACAGCGATTACAACGGCTGGTGGATGTGCCTGATTCCCCTGGAAGTCATAAGAACGATTGGCCTTTCCCAGCCCTTCTTCATTAAGTTTGATGACATGGAATTTTGTCTCAGGGCGGGGAAGCACGGGTATCCCACGGTCTGCTTGCCCGGGGTTGCTGTTTGGCATCAGGCTTGGCACGACAAGGATCCAACCCGAGGGTGGGAAGAATACTTCATCCAGAGGAATCGGTGGATTTCTGCCCTTCTAACTTATCCCGACCAACCGCCCCGGATGTGGTTGGAGAATCTACGGTGGGATGCCAGCGTCAATCTTCGTTTTCTCTACTCGGCTCTGGCTCTGCATACCATAGCTCTGAAAGATATCCTTAAAGGGCCGCAGTATATTGTGGACTCCTTGCCCACTAAATTAGCTCAGATCCGCGCCTTCCGCTCTACTTTCAGCGATGCCCAGGCCCAGGCGAGTTTTGAGGACTTCCCTCAACCATCCCGGCAGATGTCTGAGGCGGGCAAAGCTCGGGAAGATCTGACCATGAAAGATTACTATCGGGCAGTAGTAGGTCTCATGGGCCGGTGCGCAGTCAGCGGAATTAAAGCTGCTGGTGGGGTTCTTGGCCGACGCATAACAATGCCGTTAAGGAGAAAAAAGGGAGGAGCAGATGCGGCTCCGGCGCACGATGCGCACAAGCAGGCAGCTGTAAGTCGGCCTGATATAGCTGTCCCGGCGAAAGATGCTTCCTGGTCGGGCATTGTTCTAAGTAAACTGAACTCAGCATTGATGACAACCCCTGACGGGCAGGGAGTTTCCTGGGTAAAAAGAGATGATGATCTGGCCAGGCGAGGAATGACTGAAAATGCTCGACTGACTGTCACCATTATGAAAAACTGGAAGAAACTCTCGAGACTTTATAGGAATTATGATATGGCATCGTGTGATGTCTGGGAAAAGATCTTTGCAGCAAACCCAGCGGTCGAGGATAATAAGAATTGA
- a CDS encoding DUF6020 family protein: MKSEEITGGKGKLSSAPAVLPALITSLVIALVAALAVIASGVIDIGALQESGLGFGRLFGLPPALIAYLRRTGLQAGIVAFVLTMVVLLWAGRVSRPFRPRNPGSTSNTDRLSNRSRSSKLSFIFGPSSPMTFGRAFRRYGWIFWLSILISWVPVLMTAWPGALRDDTLAQFFQSQNVRGYYTRHPLMGTFIFGLFWKAGEALGNITLGLVFYIIVQAVALSLCSALVLSYMRKCGTPLFFIWLSLLYFAASYQTSAAVPTMSKDSLWAIVMTPFALIFIEACQTRGRILKRRPVLISFIILAFLVMTIKRTGQILVLASGFFLFLLVVFSGRQSAVRTTRGKILLAARVLLAFLLPALVTAGIWNPLSIKAVQASSWEPVEFYGLFTQPLARLYKANPQSVSAGQRKEINRYMDLSIAAEAYNPSRMDETMYTSRRRVLSGKIVDFIKLWAKIGLSSRANSSQYLKAYLSVWRGWFSLQNDEGYPTESAYIFTPSYMQQWGREVEGPDKAFLSTAHLRAGIYRGMESRTFWASQVAGGLKERRQAEERARKVEVCLAAGATSWGTADQMSRGGRNLTEKLVACRELVKDYREDVADSEKDQSRKRIRSCIQEQGNQMKARRDQEERVDTEYHLKRQPVKGLSDATIKVLCQAGPAEKLPRRLGPLQVLDSLSRSMGITVTLIPLALGLFLLLRRRWAALASWSFAGLFLLQLYLSPASLIWYAIPLFFLLPAFGSLIFQPAQRAIAQTARQK; this comes from the coding sequence ATGAAATCTGAAGAGATAACAGGAGGAAAGGGGAAATTATCCTCAGCTCCTGCTGTGCTCCCTGCCCTGATAACAAGCCTGGTGATTGCTTTGGTCGCCGCTCTGGCGGTTATTGCCTCTGGGGTTATTGATATTGGAGCTTTACAGGAGTCGGGATTGGGTTTTGGACGGCTCTTCGGTTTGCCTCCAGCCTTGATTGCCTATTTGAGGCGGACAGGCCTGCAGGCTGGTATCGTTGCTTTTGTCCTGACTATGGTTGTTCTTCTGTGGGCCGGCAGAGTCAGCCGACCTTTCCGGCCCAGAAATCCCGGAAGCACCAGTAATACCGATCGGCTCAGCAATAGGTCGCGGTCATCTAAACTGTCTTTTATTTTCGGCCCCAGTTCTCCCATGACCTTTGGCAGAGCTTTCAGACGGTATGGCTGGATTTTCTGGCTGTCAATCCTAATTTCCTGGGTTCCTGTTCTCATGACTGCCTGGCCTGGCGCTCTGAGAGATGACACCTTGGCCCAGTTCTTTCAGTCACAGAACGTCCGAGGGTACTATACCCGTCATCCCCTGATGGGAACTTTTATTTTTGGGCTCTTCTGGAAAGCAGGAGAAGCGTTGGGGAATATTACCCTAGGTCTTGTTTTCTATATAATCGTGCAGGCTGTGGCCTTGTCTTTGTGCTCTGCCCTGGTCCTGTCTTATATGCGCAAATGTGGAACTCCTCTCTTCTTCATCTGGCTGTCTCTTCTGTATTTTGCGGCTTCCTATCAGACTTCTGCTGCCGTGCCTACCATGAGTAAAGATTCTCTCTGGGCCATTGTGATGACTCCCTTTGCCTTGATTTTTATTGAAGCCTGCCAAACCAGGGGGCGGATCCTGAAGCGGAGGCCAGTCTTGATTTCCTTCATCATTCTGGCCTTTTTGGTGATGACAATCAAGCGAACGGGACAGATACTGGTGCTTGCCTCTGGCTTCTTCCTCTTTCTCTTGGTGGTTTTTTCCGGCAGACAATCAGCTGTTCGGACCACCCGGGGCAAGATCCTGCTTGCGGCCAGGGTCCTTCTTGCCTTTCTTCTGCCTGCCCTGGTGACCGCGGGAATCTGGAATCCTTTGTCAATTAAAGCTGTCCAGGCTTCCAGCTGGGAACCGGTAGAATTTTACGGACTTTTCACCCAACCTCTGGCAAGGCTTTATAAGGCGAATCCTCAATCTGTGTCTGCCGGCCAGCGCAAAGAAATCAACAGATACATGGATCTTTCTATAGCTGCTGAGGCTTATAACCCTAGCAGGATGGACGAAACCATGTATACGTCCCGCCGTCGGGTCCTCTCTGGAAAAATAGTGGATTTCATTAAACTTTGGGCTAAGATTGGGCTGAGCAGCAGGGCTAACTCCAGCCAGTACCTGAAGGCCTATCTGTCTGTCTGGAGGGGCTGGTTTTCCCTTCAGAATGATGAGGGATATCCAACAGAATCTGCATATATATTCACTCCATCTTACATGCAACAGTGGGGGAGAGAAGTAGAAGGACCAGATAAAGCTTTCTTATCAACTGCCCACCTGAGGGCTGGAATCTACAGGGGAATGGAAAGCAGGACCTTCTGGGCCAGCCAGGTAGCGGGAGGTCTGAAAGAACGCAGGCAGGCGGAAGAGAGGGCAAGGAAAGTAGAAGTGTGTCTGGCGGCTGGAGCTACTTCCTGGGGGACTGCAGATCAGATGAGCAGAGGAGGGAGAAATCTGACTGAGAAGCTGGTTGCATGCAGGGAACTTGTCAAGGATTACAGGGAAGATGTGGCTGATTCTGAAAAAGATCAATCCAGAAAGCGGATAAGGAGCTGCATTCAGGAGCAGGGGAACCAGATGAAAGCCAGAAGAGATCAGGAAGAAAGAGTGGATACAGAATATCATCTCAAAAGACAGCCGGTCAAGGGACTATCGGATGCCACGATTAAGGTGCTGTGCCAGGCTGGTCCTGCAGAGAAACTGCCCCGGCGCCTAGGCCCGTTGCAGGTATTGGATAGTCTGAGCAGATCAATGGGAATAACCGTAACCCTGATTCCTCTGGCACTGGGACTCTTCCTCTTACTGCGCCGGCGATGGGCAGCCCTTGCTTCCTGGTCGTTCGCGGGTCTTTTTCTTCTCCAGCTCTACCTGTCGCCAGCTTCATTGATATGGTATGCAATCCCTCTGTTTTTCCTGCTGCCTGCTTTTGGCTCTCTGATTTTTCAGCCAGCTCAGAGAGCTATCGCACAAACAGCAAGGCAGAAGTAA
- the dtd gene encoding D-aminoacyl-tRNA deacylase: MKIVIQKVTSAQVRLSQDVPAQDNPRTPESAVASSDSRRISLGFVLLVAVADSDGRAEAAWAAKKIAHLRVFEDNHGKMNLSILDVVGQILSISQFTLFADISRGNRPSFVKAGHKEHAEKMWQEVNQILQSDYHIPVKTGWFGAHMEVDLVNDGPVTILLDTEQDMPH, translated from the coding sequence ATGAAAATAGTTATTCAAAAAGTCACTTCCGCTCAGGTCAGATTATCTCAGGACGTCCCAGCCCAAGACAATCCTCGCACTCCGGAATCTGCTGTTGCTTCTTCAGACAGCAGAAGGATCAGTCTGGGCTTTGTTCTACTGGTTGCTGTTGCAGATTCGGATGGAAGGGCAGAAGCAGCTTGGGCAGCAAAGAAAATCGCCCACCTGAGAGTTTTTGAAGATAATCACGGAAAGATGAATCTCAGTATCCTCGACGTTGTTGGCCAGATTCTTTCTATTTCACAGTTTACCCTTTTTGCCGATATAAGTCGGGGAAACCGTCCCAGTTTTGTTAAAGCTGGTCATAAAGAACATGCTGAAAAAATGTGGCAGGAAGTGAATCAGATCTTGCAGTCAGACTACCACATACCCGTAAAAACTGGATGGTTTGGGGCTCATATGGAGGTGGATCTGGTCAATGATGGGCCGGTGACTATTCTTCTGGATACCGAGCAGGATATGCCCCACTAA
- a CDS encoding phosphoenolpyruvate carboxylase yields the protein MNIDNKENAENADSNDGQEKTDDTRTFVAISAKQVAEETALPQPLQEDMDLVLNMLREILKEYNPNILQKFDSLREDVIVASEEQLHVNDTDSQELSQLHTAAQRGLQEAVKMIDDTPIDDAQALARAFTTYFHLANLCEENYRVSVLTNRENAADSTAPVDQMNALSVAYKQLLDEVGPAGAQELLNKLEFHPVFTAHPTEARRKAVEGKIRRISDLLAGRRQTGGPLRQETDRKLYNEIDSLYRTSPIAVKKPTPVEEADTILDIFDNTLFQMIPRVYRRFDNWILGKKSGTVPPACPAFFHPGSWIGSDRDGNPNVTARVSRKVARKFYDHMLTTLAETTHTVGRNLTLGSKTTPPNESLRALWSRQKELSEKLTSHAEIISDKEPHRACLFVIADRLKATRERNADLMYANANEFLQDLKTVQTSLAQAGAVRSAYGPLQDLIWQVETFGFHMVEMEFRQHSLVHARALDDIREHGLHGERGSLNPMTQEVLSTFRAVGAIQKHNGRKAAGRYIISFCKSAQHVKDVYELNRLAFSNPADAPVLDVIPLFEQLEDLENSVDVLEEIIKIPEVKARLKETGNHMEVMLGYSDSSKDAGPTSATLALHRAQGRIAQWAQDHDIVLTLFHGRGGAVGRGGGPANRAVLAQPAGSVNCRFKVTEQGEIIFARYGNPILAARHVEAIASATLLQSAPSMEKINTQMTQKYSSMADTLDETSRQKYVDLLNTEDFTPWFSIVTPLTEIGLLPIGSRPAKRGLGAKSLDDLRTIPWVFSWAQARINLAAWYGLGTACEKFGDLAQLQAAYKEWPLFTTFIDNIEMSLAKTDERIALMYLDLGDREDLKKLVLDEMRLTRSWVLRIVGDQWPLEHRHILGQAIRIRSPYVDALSLTQVRALRKIRWLNDTSELSTSQTADYIYLILCTVSGVAAGLQNTG from the coding sequence ATGAACATAGATAATAAAGAAAATGCAGAGAATGCAGACAGCAATGACGGCCAGGAAAAGACGGACGATACTCGCACTTTCGTAGCCATCAGTGCCAAACAGGTCGCTGAAGAAACTGCTTTGCCCCAGCCTCTCCAGGAAGATATGGACCTGGTCCTTAACATGTTGCGGGAAATTCTGAAGGAATATAACCCTAACATTCTACAAAAATTCGATTCCCTGCGCGAAGACGTGATTGTTGCCAGCGAAGAACAGCTGCACGTCAATGATACCGATTCCCAGGAACTCAGCCAGCTGCACACCGCTGCCCAGCGGGGTCTGCAGGAAGCGGTCAAGATGATCGACGATACCCCTATTGATGATGCTCAGGCCCTGGCACGAGCCTTTACCACCTACTTCCACCTAGCCAACCTCTGCGAAGAGAATTACCGGGTATCTGTTCTCACAAACCGCGAGAATGCGGCGGATTCTACAGCTCCGGTAGATCAAATGAATGCCCTGTCAGTAGCGTACAAACAGCTGCTGGATGAAGTCGGTCCTGCAGGAGCACAGGAGCTCCTAAACAAACTGGAGTTTCACCCGGTTTTCACCGCCCATCCTACCGAAGCTCGTCGCAAGGCAGTAGAAGGCAAAATCCGCAGAATATCCGATCTATTGGCTGGCCGCCGTCAGACGGGCGGCCCCCTGCGCCAGGAAACAGACCGCAAACTTTATAATGAGATAGATTCCCTCTACCGCACCTCCCCTATAGCTGTCAAGAAGCCGACCCCTGTGGAGGAAGCTGACACCATCCTGGATATTTTTGATAACACTCTTTTTCAGATGATTCCCCGGGTCTACCGCCGATTCGACAACTGGATCCTAGGAAAGAAATCAGGAACCGTTCCCCCGGCATGCCCAGCTTTTTTCCACCCTGGCAGCTGGATTGGCTCTGACCGAGATGGAAATCCTAATGTTACCGCCAGAGTCAGCAGGAAAGTAGCCAGAAAATTCTATGATCATATGCTGACCACCCTGGCAGAAACTACTCACACAGTTGGCCGGAACCTCACCTTAGGATCAAAAACTACACCCCCTAATGAGAGTCTCAGAGCCCTGTGGAGCAGACAGAAAGAATTGAGCGAAAAACTCACCTCTCATGCAGAAATTATTTCCGACAAAGAACCTCACCGAGCCTGTCTTTTTGTTATAGCCGACCGCCTGAAAGCTACCAGAGAACGCAATGCCGATCTCATGTATGCCAACGCAAACGAATTTCTTCAGGACCTGAAAACTGTCCAGACCTCTCTGGCCCAGGCTGGTGCTGTCCGCAGTGCTTACGGTCCTCTTCAGGATCTGATCTGGCAGGTGGAGACCTTTGGATTCCACATGGTAGAAATGGAATTCCGCCAGCATTCCCTGGTCCATGCCCGCGCCCTGGACGATATCCGAGAGCATGGCCTCCATGGGGAAAGAGGCAGTTTAAACCCCATGACTCAGGAAGTCCTCAGTACCTTCAGAGCCGTTGGAGCTATTCAAAAACACAACGGCCGCAAGGCTGCCGGCCGATATATTATTTCTTTTTGCAAGAGCGCTCAGCATGTAAAAGATGTTTATGAGCTCAACCGCCTGGCCTTCTCTAACCCCGCCGATGCCCCTGTCCTCGACGTCATTCCCCTCTTTGAACAACTGGAAGATTTGGAAAATTCTGTTGACGTCCTGGAGGAGATAATTAAGATTCCCGAAGTCAAGGCCCGCCTAAAGGAAACTGGGAATCATATGGAGGTCATGCTGGGGTATTCTGATTCCTCTAAGGATGCAGGCCCTACCTCAGCTACCTTGGCGCTGCATCGGGCTCAGGGACGAATTGCCCAATGGGCTCAAGATCATGACATTGTTCTTACTCTCTTCCACGGCCGTGGCGGGGCTGTAGGAAGAGGTGGCGGCCCAGCCAACAGGGCAGTTCTCGCACAGCCTGCAGGTTCAGTGAACTGTCGCTTCAAGGTTACCGAACAGGGAGAGATCATCTTTGCCCGCTACGGCAACCCTATCCTGGCTGCACGCCATGTGGAGGCTATAGCTTCTGCCACCCTTCTCCAGTCGGCTCCCAGTATGGAAAAAATCAACACTCAAATGACCCAGAAGTATTCTTCCATGGCAGACACTCTGGATGAGACTTCCCGTCAGAAATATGTTGACCTGCTGAATACCGAAGATTTCACTCCCTGGTTCTCCATCGTTACCCCTCTGACAGAAATCGGACTCCTGCCTATAGGCTCTCGTCCGGCCAAGAGAGGGCTGGGAGCTAAGTCTCTAGATGATCTGCGCACCATCCCCTGGGTCTTTTCCTGGGCTCAAGCACGGATTAATTTGGCTGCCTGGTATGGTCTGGGGACGGCATGCGAAAAATTCGGAGATTTGGCACAGCTCCAGGCTGCCTACAAAGAATGGCCCCTCTTCACGACCTTCATTGACAACATAGAAATGTCTCTCGCTAAAACAGATGAACGGATTGCCCTCATGTATTTGGACCTGGGCGATAGGGAGGATCTGAAAAAGCTGGTTCTCGATGAAATGCGCCTGACCCGAAGCTGGGTTCTCAGAATCGTTGGCGATCAGTGGCCTCTGGAGCATAGGCACATTCTCGGCCAGGCTATCCGAATCCGCTCCCCTTATGTGGACGCCCTATCCCTGACTCAGGTACGAGCTCTGCGCAAAATCCGCTGGCTCAATGATACATCGGAACTGAGCACCTCTCAGACGGCTGATTATATTTATTTGATTTTATGCACCGTCTCCGGGGTAGCTGCCGGCCTGCAGAATACGGGCTGA
- the dnaB gene encoding replicative DNA helicase: MPQNPNYPNYAAYKTPSPAPGAEGVGSNQSLFDRVPPHDSDAEMAVLGGMLLSKEAVGEVSELITSEDFYEPKNQTIFDTIISLYGSSQPTDVIMTVNELTRNGQIEKVGGSEYVHHLVESVPTAANATFYATIIHEQAILREVIQTGTKITQLGYSADGSQAEDIVNMAQAQAYELGAGNVRQDYRSFGDVADETLKQLDDIQQGNLPQGVKTGFKDIDDLTQGLQPGQMIVVAGRPAMGKSTLGVDFARSAALHQGLTTVIFSLEMNSNELAQRILSAETNIPLSALRKPDEITPERWGTLNNAFDKLHDAPLFIDDSPNMSLMEIRAKCRRLKQTENLKLVVIDYLQLMSSGKKVESRQQEVSEFSRALKLLAKELAVPVVALSQLNRGSEMRQDKIPQLADLRESGSIEQDADVVFLVHRPDFYNKEDRPGEADIIMAKHRNGPTDTFHLAFLGANSKFNDMPKDYQQGV; encoded by the coding sequence ATGCCTCAGAATCCTAATTACCCAAATTATGCTGCCTATAAGACCCCATCGCCGGCACCGGGAGCCGAGGGGGTGGGAAGCAATCAGTCCCTTTTTGACCGCGTGCCTCCTCACGATTCTGATGCAGAAATGGCCGTTCTGGGCGGAATGCTGCTGAGCAAGGAAGCTGTTGGGGAAGTTTCTGAGCTGATTACTTCTGAAGACTTCTATGAGCCTAAAAATCAGACCATTTTTGATACGATTATCAGTCTTTATGGTTCGTCCCAGCCTACCGATGTTATTATGACAGTCAACGAATTGACCCGGAACGGGCAAATCGAAAAAGTAGGCGGATCTGAGTATGTGCATCATTTGGTAGAATCGGTGCCAACGGCTGCCAATGCCACTTTTTATGCAACAATTATTCATGAGCAGGCCATACTGAGGGAAGTTATTCAAACTGGGACAAAAATTACCCAGCTGGGGTATTCGGCTGACGGTTCCCAGGCAGAAGATATTGTCAACATGGCTCAAGCTCAGGCTTACGAGTTGGGGGCTGGCAATGTCCGCCAGGATTACCGATCTTTTGGCGATGTGGCTGATGAAACCCTGAAACAGCTGGATGACATTCAGCAGGGGAATCTTCCTCAGGGAGTCAAGACTGGTTTCAAAGATATTGATGACCTTACTCAGGGCCTGCAACCTGGGCAGATGATTGTGGTTGCTGGTCGTCCGGCTATGGGCAAATCCACCTTGGGAGTAGATTTTGCCCGGTCAGCTGCCCTCCATCAGGGACTGACCACGGTGATCTTTTCTTTAGAAATGAATTCCAATGAGCTGGCTCAGCGTATTCTCTCTGCTGAAACCAATATTCCTCTCAGCGCCCTGCGCAAGCCAGATGAAATCACTCCTGAACGGTGGGGGACCTTGAACAATGCCTTTGACAAACTGCATGATGCTCCCCTCTTCATTGATGATTCTCCCAATATGTCTCTGATGGAAATCAGGGCGAAATGCCGCCGGCTCAAGCAGACCGAAAATTTGAAGTTGGTGGTCATCGATTACCTGCAGCTGATGAGTTCAGGGAAAAAAGTTGAATCCCGCCAGCAGGAAGTTTCCGAGTTTTCCCGTGCTTTGAAACTGTTGGCCAAGGAGCTGGCTGTCCCTGTGGTGGCTCTGTCTCAGCTCAACCGTGGATCAGAAATGAGGCAGGATAAAATCCCCCAGCTGGCTGATCTGCGCGAATCCGGCTCAATCGAGCAGGATGCTGACGTAGTTTTTCTGGTTCACAGGCCTGATTTTTATAACAAGGAAGACAGGCCGGGGGAAGCCGATATCATTATGGCCAAGCACCGCAACGGTCCGACAGATACCTTCCATCTGGCCTTCCTAGGGGCCAATTCCAAGTTCAATGATATGCCCAAGGATTATCAGCAAGGAGTATAG
- a CDS encoding Mur ligase family protein, translating to MASRVLTVALGKAARALARIRGGGTAFPGKVVETIDHRFLPDTLAQLPCGVVLVSGTNGKTTTTRIVASLLGSLGLTVFTNPTGSNFTRGVVSALIDKVDFRGRLDADIAVLELDEAYAVHFVHQVKPRYTLLLNVMRDQLDRFGEIDTTARLLSQAVRATEKVLVLNREDPRISRLALVAPQGTEIRYFGLADSLLSFFPSDDAMHDEDSNHPEAHGLVADVVLTAVDGHRADYEIDGSSYSRSLRLEGVYNLFNGAAALSLVRSVMKDVDAARGRHTQTDDMLNALAEVTPAFGRGESVMVGDTPVQMILVKNPMGFRLALKSFPSQGADTMIAINDEYADGRDMSWLWDVDFSSLQADGVSLVSGIRADDMALRLAYDQVPVGKVNSGISQAVKQFVSLDPGKPHHIYCTYTAMLTVRQTLSSLTEVEDVGL from the coding sequence ATGGCTTCACGAGTTTTAACGGTTGCCCTGGGGAAAGCCGCTCGGGCCTTGGCCCGTATCAGGGGTGGGGGCACTGCTTTCCCTGGCAAAGTGGTAGAGACTATCGACCATCGTTTTTTGCCCGATACTCTGGCCCAGCTGCCTTGTGGAGTTGTGCTGGTATCGGGAACAAACGGAAAGACCACGACCACCAGGATAGTGGCTTCTCTCCTGGGAAGCCTGGGGCTCACAGTATTCACCAATCCCACTGGTTCGAATTTTACCCGGGGAGTGGTCTCCGCCCTGATCGATAAGGTAGATTTCCGCGGCCGCCTGGATGCAGATATTGCAGTTTTGGAGCTGGATGAGGCCTACGCCGTTCATTTTGTGCACCAGGTGAAGCCTCGGTATACTTTACTCCTGAATGTCATGCGGGATCAGTTAGACAGGTTTGGTGAGATTGATACCACTGCCCGTCTGCTTTCCCAGGCTGTCAGAGCAACAGAAAAAGTCCTGGTCCTCAACCGGGAAGATCCTAGAATTTCCAGGCTTGCCTTAGTTGCTCCCCAGGGGACGGAAATTCGCTACTTTGGTTTGGCTGATTCCCTTCTTTCCTTTTTCCCCAGTGATGATGCCATGCACGATGAAGATAGCAATCATCCCGAAGCTCATGGACTGGTGGCTGATGTAGTCCTGACTGCAGTGGACGGGCACCGGGCAGACTATGAGATTGACGGCTCTTCTTATTCCCGCAGTCTCCGGCTGGAAGGAGTCTACAACCTCTTTAATGGTGCCGCTGCCCTCAGCCTGGTTCGGTCTGTCATGAAAGATGTGGATGCTGCCCGGGGAAGGCACACGCAGACAGATGATATGCTTAATGCTTTGGCCGAGGTTACTCCAGCCTTTGGCCGGGGGGAAAGCGTGATGGTGGGAGATACTCCTGTTCAGATGATCCTGGTCAAGAATCCTATGGGATTCCGGCTGGCCCTGAAGTCCTTCCCCAGCCAGGGTGCTGATACTATGATTGCCATCAACGATGAATACGCCGATGGCCGCGATATGAGCTGGCTCTGGGATGTAGATTTCTCCAGTCTTCAAGCTGACGGAGTCTCCCTGGTTTCCGGAATCCGTGCGGACGACATGGCCCTGCGCCTTGCCTACGATCAGGTTCCTGTGGGTAAGGTTAATAGCGGCATCAGCCAGGCAGTAAAACAATTTGTCAGTCTGGATCCGGGCAAGCCTCATCATATTTACTGCACTTATACTGCTATGCTTACGGTTCGTCAAACCCTATCTTCTCTAACTGAGGTTGAAGATGTTGGCCTCTAG